The proteins below come from a single Miscanthus floridulus cultivar M001 chromosome 1, ASM1932011v1, whole genome shotgun sequence genomic window:
- the LOC136451728 gene encoding uncharacterized protein, with the protein MEEADSLRSRVAKAYRHADEAERAFEALSVRSWRDDEEAAKVRKERDELLQKDTETRQRILNLLAKVEKERELKLGAEEKLVALEKRASLDAVAVAQLRKERDELLQTTERLRSEHSAAHEEHDQALRELDLACQEHDDAQRKVGSLQAELKNTTTQKLEAKSIYAGLAVDLVKARRNLQVESDELSILSATLRVVRDDLQVVLSEGTSSLVARAVEITTRVRQLKRNALRVEVNHSFAIAHSHYGDNIDLEVMSHGFTPGYEAHELEEMETAVAPLSQDLAD; encoded by the coding sequence ATGGAGGAGGCGGACAGTCTTCGGTCACGAGTGGCCAAGGCCTATCGGCATGCTGACGAGGCCGAGAGGGCATTCGAGGCCCTGTCGGTGAGATCGTGGAGGGACGACGAGGAAGCCGCCAAGGTTaggaaggagcgggacgagctgcttCAGAAGGACACCGAGACCCGCCAACGGATCCTCAACCTCCTGGCTAAGGtcgagaaggaaagggagctgaagctgggggccgaggaaaagctcgtggccctagagaaaagggcgAGTCTAGACGCCGTGGCGGTCGCCCAGCTGCgcaaggagcgggacgagctgctccaaaccacggAGAGGCTCCGCTCGGAGCATAGTGCGGCTCatgaggagcatgaccaggccctCCGAGAGCTTGATCTGGCCTGCCAAGAGCACGATGACGCGCAGCGgaaggtcggctccctccagGCTGAGCTCAAAAACACCACGACTCAGAAACTAGAGGCCAAGAGCATCTATGCTGGGCTGGCCGTGGACCTCGTCAAGGCAAGGAGGAATCTTCAGgtggagagcgatgagctcagtATCCTGAGTGCCACCCTCAGAGTGGTCCGTGATGACCTTCAGGTGGTGctgtcggaggggaccagctcgctcgtggcccGTGCTGTCGAGATCACGACTCGGGTGCGCCAGCTCAAAAGGAATGCCCTTCGCGTCGAGGTTAATCATTCCTTtgcgattgctcattctcattatggggacaacatcgacttggaggtaatgagccatggcttcacgcctggctatgaagcccacgagctggaggagatggagacggcAGTGGCACCCCTTTCGCAGGACTTGGCGGACTGA